The DNA region ATTCATGGAACAAAAGTAGGATGTAATAAGGTGGAAAAATTATCTAGGAAATGAAGACAAAAGAAATGAGTtataagagagaaaagaaggaaaatcaaTACAGATTAGAGTTTTCAACTTAATTATTAACCTGTGTTCCCTCTAACTGCCCTACACATATGAAATTTCAACCAAGCTGTAGTTTGTGGATTAAAAATCATTGCAAAGCTTTCAGTTGTCTCTTGGATACATTTTAGCATGCTGAGAAAAGTAAAAAGCTAACAAACtagtaaaatgtatttttatcacCTTGGTTACCTGGCATGGAAGTCCTGCCACTTGTTGGTGACTCTACTTCCTGTATAGTACTAAGCTCATGCTGGTTTAAGTCAAAAACACATTTCACTTTGGAGACAGGTGGCTTTGAGGCTCTTCCACTCAGTTCTTTGCCCAGACTCTCACCTATCAGGTCAAGAAAAGGTTAAGCAAATGAAACTTTGTGACTACATAGTAAGCTTTTCTTCAGTCAGCTAGGGGTAGGGATGAGGTACGATCAGAAGACAACTGGGATCGTCTTACCACTGTGCTCAGCATGGACAGCTGCTGCACCTGGCTGGTCACCACTAGAGCTCCCCTGACTTGAGTCTCCCCAAGGCCAGCCTTGGATGTGAGGAAACCACCCTGTGAGCTGTTCTGTCTTCTGCATTTCCAAGTCATTTTCACCTGAGGCAGCCCttgtctgaagaaaaaaaaaaaaaaaaaaaaaaaagtagggaaatGGGGATATGGGTTAAGGGATCACGTGAATAAGCCATGAGATTTAAATCTCATAAGTCAGAACCTCACTATAGCAGTTTTTCACTGCGTCAATGTAATGGCCTACCTCAAGAGCTCTACAAAGTACTTGGAAAGCTCTGTAACTATAAAGTTCCTGAAACTGTTTCCACAGTGGAAAACCTGAACCCATATCTCCAGGTATAGCTCAGAATAAACAATCTGTGTTATCCTGGCAATAAACTGGAACACAGTAGGAGTAAAACTCCCAGTGCCAAGTACAACCACCCCACATTACAGCCCCACCCAAGCCCTAGCTTCCTCTATACCTGTGGGCACATTACAACTGAATGCTTTCCCTGGCCTCCCCCATTACTTTTCCTTCACAACTCTAGGATTTTAATTTCTAGATTCAAGTGCCTCCTGAACATCTAGGTGCTGCAGAATCGTTTGCAGTAAGAAACTTAAGTGGCCTAACGTAGAACAGACCCATTCTAACTACACATGTGTCTGACGACACCAGTCTCTCAGCAACTCAAATATAAGAAGCCTCAGTGGGTCTGGCCACTATCGGAATATAACCATACCAGCTATACCATTATGACACTTAGGGAAAAACAAGACACAAATCTTGATTCATACACAAATTAGAGAACAGGATCAGCCACACTATaagaattcaattttttttaaagatatatttatttatcctatgtatatgagtacactatagctgtcttcagaccagaagagggcatcaaatcccattacagatggttgtgagccaccatgtggttgctgggatttgaactcaggacctctggaagagcagccagtgctcttaaccgctgagccatctctccagccccataagaaTTCTATTAACCAGCCCTTTTCATAATTCTATCTGAGAACCCACTGCAACAAAACTCATAAATGAAGATGGGTATTCTTTAATGtttactgtattttaaaaatgaccCTATAAAGTAGGTACATTTCCATAACCCTAAAAACTAAAGAGAAGGTAGGTTTAGGATTAAAATGGAATTAGGTTTAAACATCTATTATGTAATGCTGAAGTTTTAAATCCAGAACATACCTGACTGACATTAGAGAAACCTTTcagagtctctctgtgtttctggactTGCTGCTGTAaggctgtctgtctctgcacaaGCAATTCTTCCTGGGCCTTTTGCCTAGAGTACAAAGCTTCTCTTTGAAGATTCAGCTGCTTCTGAGGACTCATGCTATCTTGCTGAGTTAAGGCAGGCTGGAAATAACTTAAAAGTCTGTCCTGCAATCTTGGGATCACAGCATCATTAAAAGGAGCTGCATGCTCCTTTTCAGATAAATACGATTCACAAATGCTTTTCGATTTAGTTTCTGCAAAAGGTAATGGAATGAATGGatgttctatttccttaggcaGAAACAAAGCAGGGAGGGAATGCTCAGGAGATTCACTTTTGGTTTGGCTCTTTTGTTTGTGTAATAGCAGTTCTTTATGAAATACCACTTCTAAGTCCAACTGCTCTGTCACATTATCCTGCAGAGGCTGTGAAAAGTTCAGATACTCACTGTGGGACCTAAGCATCTCAGTATCATCGTTTTTGGCTGGGGAAGACTGTAAGGTCCCTTCAGAATTGGCAATGGGCAGTGCTACCTGGGACAACAATGGAGAAGAACTAATCTGTTTGGAAGATACCCTTTGCTCCAATTTATTTAACCTTTGCAAAAGCAGTTCCTCTTGTATGTCCTGGCAGGATCTAATGGCTTCCCTGTGCACATCTAACTGCTGTTGAAGTGCCTGTAAGTCGTCATGAGGAGGCTGGATGGAATGCTCAGCAGATATCTCTTCAAGTTTACAGGGTCTGGGAAACACCAATTTTTCTTGGGCTTTTTCAGTAGAATGAAAGGAATTTGTTTGTGCATGAAGGTGTCCTGGATGTACAGTCAGATTACCCTGCTGAGGTAGAGCAGTACACGATAAACCCAATGCCCTATCAGGCAACTCCAGCATCTCAGAATAACCTGAAGATATGGCACCTTCACTGTTGGTTGAACACAGTTCTTGTGCTCTTTCAATGTCAGAAACAGGGAATGAAGCAAATGAATGCTGTGTCATCAGTGGAGAAAATGGACCAACCTGCTCTGGGAAtattttttccttccattctctTAGTGTTTCTTCAAGAGCTTCTTGTCTAGAGTGGATGATTGTTCTAGATGTAGCTAATTGTTCTTGAAGGGCCTTCAAACTGTCTTGCTGAGGCTGGATAAGCTGGGATATCTTCAAAAGTCTATGCTGAAGTTCTGGTATCTGAAGATGGCTTGATGTTACTTTACTGTCCCTCTCTGTTGAGAGAGGATGCTGTGTTATACCAGAGTCAACAGATGGCAAGGACACACACGATGGTTGTCTTAATGAGGGTGTGAAGGACGAAAAGCCTGTCTGTTGAGAAGATCGATTTTCCTGAGTTTGAGGACTAAATTGAAAGCTCTCTTTTTCTGGGTCTACCCATTCTTGGTGCTCCTGCAAATTATCTCGTAGAGGGAATGTAGGTTGTAAGGCCCTAACTAGTCGTTCCTGAAATCCTGGAATCTTAAAATGGCTTAAGGGATCTGTACTATCACTTCTGACTGATAGAGACTCCTGGGATATTTCCCATCCAGTTCCTTGGGATGGAGAAGACAAGGCGCCAGTCTGTTGAGAATAGAGTccctttttaaattcattttgtttGTGAGCAAATTCCTGAATTTGTTTTCTAGCACCAAGTATAACCCTCTGAATATGTGCCTGTTCCTGCAGTGATGCAAAATGTTCTTGTCTTGGCAGGCTGTGCTGTGGAGAGCCATGAGACTCCTCTTGAACCTCTGGGGTGATCAAATGACTGGAGAGaactgtattttctttcttagatGAATACAGTTCCTGGAGACTCTGAGGCCCAGCTTCTGAATGCTGAGCAACTGCAGAGGAGAGGGAGTTTACTGGCCCAGCTTTACTGTCTACTGAGCATCTTTCTTTATGTAAAAGTAACGTCTCTTGAGCATTAAGTCTAGGCTGAATCATACCCCTCTGTATAGTCAGCTGTTCTTGAAGCAATTTTAAAGTATTCTGGAGAGGTAGGGTCTGCTGTAGAAAACCTGAAGATCCATCCTGAGAGCTTAAGATTTCAGACTGGCTTGGGAGTAGCCCTTTCTTGTTTGTAGGTAAAGGTGGTTTCTGGATTTTTCTAGATTGTGTATCAGCTGATGTTAGTGAACTAAATGACTCCAGAGCCACCAGTTGTGGCCAAGAAGATCCAGTCTGTTCAGAACGTACAATTTTATCCAGCttactctgtgtatgtgtaaacGAGACCTCCTGGGCTTCCCGCCTAGCCTGAAGGTTATCCTTCTCAACACTGAACTGCTCTTGGAGAAATTCTAAATTAGTTTGCCGTAATGAGATGGGTTGTGAATATGGGTTGTCCATACTGTCTGAGGAAACAGTAGCATCACTTTTTGTTGAAGATGTCTGGATGTTTCCTGATTCAGCTGAGGCAGAGGGCAGTGAAGAAAACATATTTCCAACTGGTGAAGGGAAGAATACTGGGATACCAGtctgctcttccagttctttctgtgtgCATGAAAGCAGCTTTTCCTGAGCCTCTTGTCTTTCCTGAAGAACTTTTTTCTGTAGTTCTAACTGTCCTTGAAGAAACCTTATGTCACCCTGCTGGGTTGTGCCAGTCTCTGAGGATGACAAGGGCTGACCATGCATTTGACTGATTACAGACCGGTTTACGGTGGTAAAGGCTTTTTGAATTGTTTCAGATTCCAGTTTAACTGAGAGACTACTGGAAGAGCAttcgggcatcagtgggagagaagAAGACGGTTCAGTCGGCTTTGAAGATATATTTTCACTATCTTCTGATGATATCTGTTGGGAATCTGAAGTTTGACAAATTATTGCCCTCAGTGGTTTAGATACTTCTCCAGCAGCCTGTAACGTTTGTGGCCTAACATAAGACGAAGTCCTTGAAAGTGAAtgagaatctttaaaaatgaactCATAGTCTCTCTGCTGTGTTTCCACCTGAGAGAATTGCCACTGACGTTCCTGTGACTCCACGGACTGCTTGGCTCTAGCTGTTTCTCCTTGCCTTTGTGGAATGTGACCTTGTCTTGGAACCTGAATATGATTCTGATCTAATGCAGGGATCTGTGAGGGTTGCACAGGCTGATATTTGCTAGGACTTAGCTTTGGTCTCTGGCTTGGATCCCAATAGTCTGAGGCAACAGCAGGCTTTTGGGCTTGTTGAGGTGGCTCTGATACAACAGAATCAGGTATCAGTGATCTGGCTGACATGGATGGGCATCTTTCTTTTAATACAGTTTGGTATTCGAGTAATCGTTTCCTGGCAGTTTCAACAGTCTGCTTATGTAACCtatcaaaagcaaataaaaaagcaaatataactaatttgtaattaaaaaaacccCTCAAATTCTCAAATTTTACACACTTAACTCTATAAACAGCAATCTAAGGCTGGCCATATTTACTGTGAAAAAGTACTAACATTCCCACTGCCCTTGAAGAAAATGTGGCAATTTCTAAGGGAATCCCAATTAGATCctcatataaaacaaataataaatccCAAAGATGTAGCACACTGTCTCACAGAAGTCATAACTTGGTCCATACCTGTTCTGTTGCAGAAGCTGATATTGATAGTTACGAATCATCTGCCTGTGACGTTCTTCATCAGAAATCATAGCATGTGACACTGGAGCAGGGCGaacctaaaaattaaaaaaaaaattacagttttcAACAGTGCCACATAAATCCAAAATTTCAACACACACCTTGCTAATGAACCTGATCACATTTACACTGGCACAGCACACAAACTGAAGAGGAAATATGTCAGATTGGGTGGAACATAAAAACTATTTTCTGGCCTCCCAATGCCATCCTACCTCAAGAtgatcagcttgctttcttgtctcTTCCAGTTGAGCCTGGAAACAGTCAGTTTCTAACCTTAACTTCTGTTGCTCAATTTGTTCAAGTAATTCcaactgcttctgcttctgctcttctATCTCCATTATCTAGGTAATGAGAACACTATTGTTCTAATCAACAAGAGACTCAAAAGTTCATACAGtgcattaaaaagaaatacatgtcATCACCAAAAGGACCGATTATCCATCAATAAGTAGTCTTAAGTCTGTCAGTGGTGTTGCAAAGAGGATTATGGGAGAACCAAAAGAAGTGGAAAGAAGCACACAGCAGACACTTAAGGGGCAAATGAGTGTAAAGCAGGGACCAAATGAATCCTGTCACCTGAATGTTTATAAGAAAAAACATGGTCTCAAAGAATCAtagactagggctggagagatggctcagtggttaagagcactgactgctcttccagaggtcatgagttcaattcccagcaaccacatggtggctcacaaccatctgtaatgagatctggtgccctcttctggcctgcaatcacatatgcaggcagaaggctgtacataaaataaataaataaatcttaaaaaaaaaaaaaagaatcatagaCTAAGACACGTTGCACAGGTCAAACCAAATTGTAGCCCCAGGGCATGCTTACCTGTTTGTGCCTTGCTGACATTCGAAGTCTCGCTGCTTCTTCCTGAGGATGAAGCAGGACTGAACTCTGAGCCACAGTTGTGGCAGGTGGAGACACACCCATCGCTACAAGaatccccaaacaaaaacaaaaatcagcatCAATAATTCAGAAAAGTGACTCCACTACAGTAGTACCCTTCTTTACTAGAGAAAGATGAGAGGAACCAAGCAAGTCTAATTTGAGGTATGACAAAAGTACCTTGTTCCTTTCCGGTAACTGATTTGTAGCAAAGTGGCTTGTCTTCACTACTCGGTGGTCCAGATTCTATCATCAGCCTATCACTGCCCATGACTGTAAAAGACACCATTGTTATGACAGTGTCAAACTTAAAGGGAGCAAATTTACAGGAACTTTCATTCAGATCAATCATTCTCCCTTGGTCTACACGAAGTGGATATTCAGTGAAAGCTCTGTATTCTTTTTGGTAGCTACGAACATTAACCATCCAACCGAAGCCAAATATTATAAGAAAAAATCAAAGACTAAAGAGGAGTTAAAGAAATGTCAACAGAGTTTTACTAGAATAACTAGATTCTAGTGGTTTTAAGATACAGATCCTATCCTGTTGAGGTAGCTCTTTTGCACAGAGTACCCATTCAACTATCTATCATGGCATAGTAGATGACAAGGAATATTGTGCTAAATGACAAGAGGCTTCAAGGAGGTTGGAAGTTTGAAAGGAGGACATAAACATCATATAATTGTCCAGAAAAACTTAGAGAATTAAAAACAGGCactacataaagaaaacaaag from Rattus norvegicus strain BN/NHsdMcwi chromosome 8, GRCr8, whole genome shotgun sequence includes:
- the Cep295 gene encoding centrosomal protein of 295 kDa isoform X2, which gives rise to MTEVTRSGPWLSSRYPNGCWVTGRVQIPVCCEVRPHTLSDPLYLKYSEMKRKVMNGKLRLSPNEEAFILKEDYERRRKLRLLQVREQERGIAFQIREDIKQRRNQQVSHLAEELRAEWEEAQSQKIQNLEKLYLASLRHMGDGHQQAKENEPDLDALSRRAAERKTKAEARHKEALKAQKKQKEMLMKQKTRHIKARKEAVLVEKERSAKMARLPPPVPSPFENIDINRIPSLKTNRSTYHHISAFVSRQMGTKQPDAHLAAEEEARRVERLRKQAAQERMEQSERAHARGSQAMKKIHLAQNQERLMEELKQLQREDLACKRQTAAQMPSQLLELPYRRSEMKEDWQRELEFAFEDVYSADRKVKGNLILHLKPEPLPTMSDQLQDEELDLSMEQENEVPLATKTQQIPSRILLKRLLNKIRNQKSLWTIKSFSEDDNQVTASIISEIERKVPSTDSGTITTGETAVSFEQEQVMGSDRLMIESGPPSSEDKPLCYKSVTGKEQAMGVSPPATTVAQSSVLLHPQEEAARLRMSARHKQIMEIEEQKQKQLELLEQIEQQKLRLETDCFQAQLEETRKQADHLEVRPAPVSHAMISDEERHRQMIRNYQYQLLQQNRLHKQTVETARKRLLEYQTVLKERCPSMSARSLIPDSVVSEPPQQAQKPAVASDYWDPSQRPKLSPSKYQPVQPSQIPALDQNHIQVPRQGHIPQRQGETARAKQSVESQERQWQFSQVETQQRDYEFIFKDSHSLSRTSSYVRPQTLQAAGEVSKPLRAIICQTSDSQQISSEDSENISSKPTEPSSSLPLMPECSSSSLSVKLESETIQKAFTTVNRSVISQMHGQPLSSSETGTTQQGDIRFLQGQLELQKKVLQERQEAQEKLLSCTQKELEEQTGIPVFFPSPVGNMFSSLPSASAESGNIQTSSTKSDATVSSDSMDNPYSQPISLRQTNLEFLQEQFSVEKDNLQARREAQEVSFTHTQSKLDKIVRSEQTGSSWPQLVALESFSSLTSADTQSRKIQKPPLPTNKKGLLPSQSEILSSQDGSSGFLQQTLPLQNTLKLLQEQLTIQRGMIQPRLNAQETLLLHKERCSVDSKAGPVNSLSSAVAQHSEAGPQSLQELYSSKKENTVLSSHLITPEVQEESHGSPQHSLPRQEHFASLQEQAHIQRVILGARKQIQEFAHKQNEFKKGLYSQQTGALSSPSQGTGWEISQESLSVRSDSTDPLSHFKIPGFQERLVRALQPTFPLRDNLQEHQEWVDPEKESFQFSPQTQENRSSQQTGFSSFTPSLRQPSCVSLPSVDSGITQHPLSTERDSKVTSSHLQIPELQHRLLKISQLIQPQQDSLKALQEQLATSRTIIHSRQEALEETLREWKEKIFPEQVGPFSPLMTQHSFASFPVSDIERAQELCSTNSEGAISSGYSEMLELPDRALGLSCTALPQQGNLTVHPGHLHAQTNSFHSTEKAQEKLVFPRPCKLEEISAEHSIQPPHDDLQALQQQLDVHREAIRSCQDIQEELLLQRLNKLEQRVSSKQISSSPLLSQVALPIANSEGTLQSSPAKNDDTEMLRSHSEYLNFSQPLQDNVTEQLDLEVVFHKELLLHKQKSQTKSESPEHSLPALFLPKEIEHPFIPLPFAETKSKSICESYLSEKEHAAPFNDAVIPRLQDRLLSYFQPALTQQDSMSPQKQLNLQREALYSRQKAQEELLVQRQTALQQQVQKHRETLKGFSNVSQTRAASGENDLEMQKTEQLTGWFPHIQGWPWGDSSQGSSSGDQPGAAAVHAEHSGESLGKELSGRASKPPVSKVKCVFDLNQHELSTIQEVESPTSGRTSMPGNQGKAEFYRDRDPLRVSVSREQSYLGSPVAHDPFGCHQPSVQENSKSHDTAKAVKVKKSDIEDHALLSHAISEEEEEEEACTNLSPLMKPDDEVETQEISQELLSSMTVSTGSFLSYEITDLSLTDPESFSEQTEHQEQESSSKEEETGSLSCAVPSTQVTYQQQHSLGAHNSLLPTEEENASDQTHVHQIIDKDINEANLIPDKRDFQVPAVDLDFPELEHLFPHLHRQLFKPLEPHLDLDLSSPGTSQEDRDFYQNSESSSEKHVKALSTSTLCFTALTAGSHSPNSRLNQQLDVNLAHATTEGSEQSFQQLLPEFSSQESQHTDLPSIYSIEARGTSQSMENQNYSEILQNKKKSIYFQPSTENLSPACSSSDTTLFDQLHPQHSTPCGSVSSEGSVKQLEGREEMLGFEELSRRAVPMSQRLTEDENVVLPINPYVGTVEMETSIQGSNSLSIQNEKPIQNVIKTETTKAVRNVCQLAQEEHMLKSESCPFRRPIPVWETETGYGIMEEPDLTLLSTSDISITDTDLANLTIEDNEAQCSQAGAVQPSSSVETTFCGAASEPWADQPTVASSAIPGSLGEAFMKRKKTFMERSYQRQREIWNKTPLPQAKVSKEKLSTSSSLSHLKEAVSGDETAKRNRSQCI
- the Cep295 gene encoding centrosomal protein of 295 kDa isoform X7 — translated: MTEVTRSGPWLSSRYPNGCWVTGRVQIPVCCEVRPHTLSDPLYLKYSEMKRKVMNGKLRLSPNEEAFILKEDYERRRKLRLLQVREQERGIAFQIREDIKQRRNQQVSHLAEELRAEWEEAQSQKIQNLEKLYLASLRHMGDGHQQAKENEPDLDALSRRAAERKTKAEARHKEALKAQKKQKEMLMKQKTRHIKARKEAVLVEKERSAKMARLPPPVPSPFENIDINRIPSLKTNRSTYHHISAFVSRQMGTKQPDAHLAAEEEARRVERLRKQAAQERMEQSERAHARGSQAMKKIHLAQNQERLMEELKQLQREDLACKRQTAAQMPSQLLELPYRRSEMKEDWQRELEFAFEDVYSADRKVKGNLILHLKPEPLPTMSDQLQDEELDLSMEQENEVPLATKTQQIPSRILLKRLLNKIRNQKSLWTIKSFSEDDNQVTASIISEIERKVPSTDSGTITTGETAVSFEQEQVMGSDRLMIESGPPSSEDKPLCYKSVTGKEQAMGVSPPATTVAQSSVLLHPQEEAARLRMSARHKQIMEIEEQKQKQLELLEQIEQQKLRLETDCFQAQLEETRKQADHLEVRPAPVSHAMISDEERHRQMIRNYQYQLLQQNRLHKQTVETARKRLLEYQTVLKERCPSMSARSLIPDSVVSEPPQQAQKPAVASDYWDPSQRPKLSPSKYQPVQPSQIPALDQNHIQVPRQGHIPQRQGETARAKQSVESQERQWQFSQVETQQRDYEFIFKDSHSLSRTSSYVRPQTLQAAGEVSKPLRAIICQTSDSQQISSEDSENISSKPTEPSSSLPLMPECSSSSLSVKLESETIQKAFTTVNRSVISQMHGQPLSSSETGTTQQGDIRFLQGQLELQKKVLQERQEAQEKLLSCTQKELEEQTGIPVFFPSPVGNMFSSLPSASAESGNIQTSSTKSDATVSSDSMDNPYSQPISLRQTNLEFLQEQFSVEKDNLQARREAQEVSFTHTQSKLDKIVRSEQTGSSWPQLVALESFSSLTSADTQSRKIQKPPLPTNKKGLLPSQSEILSSQDGSSGFLQQTLPLQNTLKLLQEQLTIQRGMIQPRLNAQETLLLHKERCSVDSKAGPVNSLSSAVAQHSEAGPQSLQELYSSKKENTVLSSHLITPEVQEESHGSPQHSLPRQEHFASLQEQAHIQRVILGARKQIQEFAHKQNEFKKGLYSQQTGALSSPSQGTGWEISQESLSVRSDSTDPLSHFKIPGFQERLVRALQPTFPLRDNLQEHQEWVDPEKESFQFSPQTQENRSSQQTGFSSFTPSLRQPSCVSLPSVDSGITQHPLSTERDSKVTSSHLQIPELQHRLLKISQLIQPQQDSLKALQEQLATSRTIIHSRQEALEETLREWKEKIFPEQVGPFSPLMTQHSFASFPVSDIERAQELCSTNSEGAISSGYSEMLELPDRALGLSCTALPQQGNLTVHPGHLHAQTNSFHSTEKAQEKLVFPRPCKLEEISAEHSIQPPHDDLQALQQQLDVHREAIRSCQDIQEELLLQRLNKLEQRVSSKQISSSPLLSQVALPIANSEGTLQSSPAKNDDTEMLRSHSEYLNFSQPLQDNVTEQLDLEVVFHKELLLHKQKSQTKSESPEHSLPALFLPKEIEHPFIPLPFAETKSKSICESYLSEKEHAAPFNDAVIPRLQDRLLSYFQPALTQQDSMSPQKQLNLQREALYSRQKAQEELLVQRQTALQQQVQKHRETLKGFSNVSQTRAASGENDLEMQKTEQLTGWFPHIQGWPWGDSSQGSSSGDQPGAAAVHAEHSGESLGKELSGRASKPPVSKVKCVFDLNQHELSTIQEVESPTSGRTSMPGNQGKAEFYRDRDPLRVSVSREQSYLGSPVAHDPFGCHQPSVQENSKSHDTAKAVKVKKSDIEDHALLSHAISEEEEEEEACTNLSPLMKPDDEVETQEISQELLSSMTVSTGSFLSYEITDLSLTDPESFSEQTEHQEQESSSKEEETGSLSCAVPSTQVTYQQQHSLGAHNSLLPTEEENASDQTHVHQIIDKDINEANLIPDKRDFQVPAVDLDFPELEHLFPHLHRQLFKPLEPHLDLDLSSPGTSQEDRDFYQNSESSSEKHVKALSTSTLCFTALTAGSHSPNSRLNQQLDVNLAHATTEGSEQSFQQLLPEFSSQESQHTDLPSIYSIEARGTSQSMENQNYSEILQNKKKSIYFQPSTENLSPACSSSDTTLFDQLHPQHSTPCGSVSSEGSVKQLEGREEMLGFEELSRRAVPMSQRLTEDENVVLPINPYVGTVEMETSIQGSNSLSIQNEKPIQNVIKTETTKAVRNVCQLAQEEHMLKSESCPFRRPIPVWETETGYGIMEEPDLTLLSTSDISITDTDLANLTIEDNEAQCSQAGAVQPSSSVETTFCGAASEPWADQPTVASSAIPGSLGEAFMKRKKTFMERSYQRQREIWNKTPLPQAKVSKEKLSTKAVSGDETAKRNRSQCI
- the Cep295 gene encoding centrosomal protein of 295 kDa isoform X6 — translated: MTEVTRSGPWLSSRYPNGCWVTGRVQIPVCCEVRPHTLSDPLYLKYSEMKRKVMNGKLRLSPNEEAFILKEDYERRRKLRLLQVREQERGIAFQIREDIKQRRNQQVSHLAEELRAEWEEAQSQKIQNLEKLYLASLRHMGDGHQQAKENEPDLDALSRRAAERKTKAEARHKEALKAQKKQKEMLMKQKTRHIKARKEAVLVEKERSAKMARLPPPVPSPFENIDINRIPSLKTNRSTYHHISAFPDAHLAAEEEARRVERLRKQAAQERMEQSERAHARGSQAMKKIHLAQNQERLMEELKQLQREDLACKRQTAAQMPSQLLELPYRRSEMKEDWQRELEFAFEDVYSADRKVKGNLILHLKPEPLPTMSDQLQDEELDLSMEQENEVPLATKTQQIPSRILLKRLLNKIRNQKSLWTIKSFSEDDNQVTASIISEIERKVPSTDSGTITTGETAVSFEQEQVMGSDRLMIESGPPSSEDKPLCYKSVTGKEQAMGVSPPATTVAQSSVLLHPQEEAARLRMSARHKQIMEIEEQKQKQLELLEQIEQQKLRLETDCFQAQLEETRKQADHLEVRPAPVSHAMISDEERHRQMIRNYQYQLLQQNRLHKQTVETARKRLLEYQTVLKERCPSMSARSLIPDSVVSEPPQQAQKPAVASDYWDPSQRPKLSPSKYQPVQPSQIPALDQNHIQVPRQGHIPQRQGETARAKQSVESQERQWQFSQVETQQRDYEFIFKDSHSLSRTSSYVRPQTLQAAGEVSKPLRAIICQTSDSQQISSEDSENISSKPTEPSSSLPLMPECSSSSLSVKLESETIQKAFTTVNRSVISQMHGQPLSSSETGTTQQGDIRFLQGQLELQKKVLQERQEAQEKLLSCTQKELEEQTGIPVFFPSPVGNMFSSLPSASAESGNIQTSSTKSDATVSSDSMDNPYSQPISLRQTNLEFLQEQFSVEKDNLQARREAQEVSFTHTQSKLDKIVRSEQTGSSWPQLVALESFSSLTSADTQSRKIQKPPLPTNKKGLLPSQSEILSSQDGSSGFLQQTLPLQNTLKLLQEQLTIQRGMIQPRLNAQETLLLHKERCSVDSKAGPVNSLSSAVAQHSEAGPQSLQELYSSKKENTVLSSHLITPEVQEESHGSPQHSLPRQEHFASLQEQAHIQRVILGARKQIQEFAHKQNEFKKGLYSQQTGALSSPSQGTGWEISQESLSVRSDSTDPLSHFKIPGFQERLVRALQPTFPLRDNLQEHQEWVDPEKESFQFSPQTQENRSSQQTGFSSFTPSLRQPSCVSLPSVDSGITQHPLSTERDSKVTSSHLQIPELQHRLLKISQLIQPQQDSLKALQEQLATSRTIIHSRQEALEETLREWKEKIFPEQVGPFSPLMTQHSFASFPVSDIERAQELCSTNSEGAISSGYSEMLELPDRALGLSCTALPQQGNLTVHPGHLHAQTNSFHSTEKAQEKLVFPRPCKLEEISAEHSIQPPHDDLQALQQQLDVHREAIRSCQDIQEELLLQRLNKLEQRVSSKQISSSPLLSQVALPIANSEGTLQSSPAKNDDTEMLRSHSEYLNFSQPLQDNVTEQLDLEVVFHKELLLHKQKSQTKSESPEHSLPALFLPKEIEHPFIPLPFAETKSKSICESYLSEKEHAAPFNDAVIPRLQDRLLSYFQPALTQQDSMSPQKQLNLQREALYSRQKAQEELLVQRQTALQQQVQKHRETLKGFSNVSQTRAASGENDLEMQKTEQLTGWFPHIQGWPWGDSSQGSSSGDQPGAAAVHAEHSGESLGKELSGRASKPPVSKVKCVFDLNQHELSTIQEVESPTSGRTSMPGNQGKAEFYRDRDPLRVSVSREQSYLGSPVAHDPFGCHQPSVQENSKSHDTAKAVKVKKSDIEDHALLSHAISEEEEEEEACTNLSPLMKPDDEVETQEISQELLSSMTVSTGSFLSYEITDLSLTDPESFSEQTEHQEQESSSKEEETGSLSCAVPSTQVTYQQQHSLGAHNSLLPTEEENASDQTHVHQIIDKDINEANLIPDKRDFQVPAVDLDFPELEHLFPHLHRQLFKPLEPHLDLDLSSPGTSQEDRDFYQQNSESSSEKHVKALSTSTLCFTALTAGSHSPNSRLNQQLDVNLAHATTEGSEQSFQQLLPEFSSQESQHTDLPSIYSIEARGTSQSMENQNYSEILQNKKKSIYFQPSTENLSPACSSSDTTLFDQLHPQHSTPCGSVSSEGSVKQLEGREEMLGFEELSRRAVPMSQRLTEDENVVLPINPYVGTVEMETSIQGSNSLSIQNEKPIQNVIKTETTKAVRNVCQLAQEEHMLKSESCPFRRPIPVWETETGYGIMEEPDLTLLSTSDISITDTDLANLTIEDNEAQCSQAGAVQPSSSVETTFCGAASEPWADQPTVASSAIPGSLGEAFMKRKKTFMERSYQRQREIWNKTPLPQAKVSKEKLSTSSSLSHLKEAVSGDETAKRNRSQCI